The segment GGTGCCGATCTTGTGATGGCGCGGATAGAAGCCGACCGTGTGATTGGACGAGGCGAACACCACGCGCTTGACGCCCTTGCGGTGCGCTGCCTCGAACAGATTATAGCCGCCGATGATGTTGGCCTGGAGGATGTCGTCCCAGGGGCCCTCGACCGAATAGCCGCCGAAATGGATGATGCCGTCGACGCCGTCGCAGATCGCCTCGCACTGCGCCATGTCGGACAGGTCGGCCGCCTTGAACTTTTCATTCGGACCGAGATCGGCCGGGGGACGGATGTCGGAGAGCAGGAGATCCGGATAGATCGGCGGCAGCAATGTCCTCAGGCGCGTCCCGATTCCACCCGAAGCTCCCGTCATCAAGATACGCGGCATCTCTTCCCTCGTCGTTGGCAACCGATTTGCGGTCATAGGTCACTGATGATAGCAGACTTGGTGAGAGGGAACGCAACAACGAGAATTGCACATGAACGATGCATCGTCCCACACCCAAGATCGGCCTCAAGGCTGGCGGCCGGCGACCTATTACCCCGATCCGGCGATAAAAGCACTGGACCCCCGCTTCGAAAAATACTGGTTGAAACTCTCGGCCGTGGAACGGCTGGCGACCGGCCTGCGCTGGGCCGAGGGGCCGGTCTGGTTCGGCGACGGGCGATATCTCTTGTGCAGCGACATCCCGAACCAGCGCATCATCAAATGGGAGGAAGAGACCGGCGCGGTATCTGTTTTCCGAAAGCCCTCGAATTTCGCCAATGGCAACACCCGCGACCGCCAGGGCCGGCTCGTCACCTGCGAGCATGGCGGCCGGCGCGTGACCCGCACCGAATATGACGGCGAGATCACCGTGCTGATGGATTCGTTCGGCGGCAAGAAGCTGAACTCGCCGAACGACGTCGTGGTGAAGTCCGACGGCGCGGTGTGGTTCACCGACCCGACGTTCGGCCTGCTCGGCAATTACGAGGGCTACAAGGCGGAGTCGGAGATCGATCCGAACGTCTACCGGCTCGATCCGGCAACCGGCAAGGCGACCATCGTCGCCGAGGGCGTGCTCGGTCCGAACGGGTTGTGCTTCTCGCCGGACGAGAAAATTCTCTACGTCGTGGAGTCCCGCGGCGTGCCCAATCGAAAAATCCTCGCTTATGACGTCTCGGCGGACGGCACCACGATCTCCAACAAACGCATCTTCATCGACGCAGGCCCCGGCACGCCGGACGGCATGCGCTGCGACATCGACGGCAATCTCTGGTGCGGCTGGGGCATGGGCGATCCCGAGCTCGACGGCGTCGTGGTGTTCGCGCCCGACGGCATCATGATCGGCCGCATCGCGCTGCCCGAACGTTGCGCCAATCTCTGCTTCGGCGGCGTCAAGCGCAACCGCCTGTTCATGGCGGCGAGCCAGTCGATCTACGCGCTGTATGTGAATACGCAGGGCGCGCTGGGGGGATAGACGTTCCGGCGTCACGGTCTCGTAGGGTGGGTTAGCCTTACTGAGTCATTCGGTCGCGCCCGCGGGGGCGTAGAATCAAATATTTGAAGAGATTCAATGTTTGGCACACGGGGGGCCAGATGGATCTCAATCAGGGTGAAGGCAGCGAGGCACGGTTTACGGCGTATGTGGCGGGGCTTGGAAGTGTGATCGGTCAGGCCGTGCGGATGAGACCACTGCGTGACTATTGCACCGGCTTGATGCTGCCGGGTGAACGCAAGAGCGTCGAGCCGATGGCGGCGCGCACGGCCCCGGCGCGGACGGCAGCCCAGCACCAATCACTGTTGCATTTTGTCGGTAACGCGACCTGGTCGGACGCGGACGTGCTTGCCAAGGTCCGCGAGATGGCGCTGCCCGCGATCGAGAAGAGCGGGCCGATCGAGGCGTGGATCATCGACGACACGTCATTCCCCAAGCAGGGCAAGCATTCGGTCGGCGTCCACCACCAATATTGCGGTCAGCTCGGCAAGCAGGCCAACTGCCAGGTGGCGGTGTCTCTGTCGATCGCCAACCATGCCGCCAGTCTTCCAGCGACTTATCGGCTGTATTTGCCGGAG is part of the Bradyrhizobium commune genome and harbors:
- a CDS encoding SMP-30/gluconolactonase/LRE family protein — translated: MNDASSHTQDRPQGWRPATYYPDPAIKALDPRFEKYWLKLSAVERLATGLRWAEGPVWFGDGRYLLCSDIPNQRIIKWEEETGAVSVFRKPSNFANGNTRDRQGRLVTCEHGGRRVTRTEYDGEITVLMDSFGGKKLNSPNDVVVKSDGAVWFTDPTFGLLGNYEGYKAESEIDPNVYRLDPATGKATIVAEGVLGPNGLCFSPDEKILYVVESRGVPNRKILAYDVSADGTTISNKRIFIDAGPGTPDGMRCDIDGNLWCGWGMGDPELDGVVVFAPDGIMIGRIALPERCANLCFGGVKRNRLFMAASQSIYALYVNTQGALGG